The following proteins come from a genomic window of Maribacter sp. HTCC2170:
- a CDS encoding sulfatase family protein has product MFRSVVFAIFCIVLLVGCSEKTQIVKKQKPPNIVYILADDLGYGDISAFNAEGKIQTPNIDNLAKDGMKFTDAHTSSAVCTPTRYGILTGRYNWRSPIKSGVLTGKSEALIPNSRTTVASFLSDNGYKTGFIGKWHLGWDWAIKDSTNNGGEGWNATDFENLDFTKPVTNTPNDLGFDYAYGHSGSLDMAPYVYVENGMATAKVDTVTVDKGKYTWWREGPTAADFVHDEVTPNFFRKSMSFIKEQGAEEQPFFLYLALPSPHTPILPTEEWQGKSNLNPYADFVVMIDDYLGQLVEVLEQKGLAENTIVIFTSDNGCSPQADFKILGDLGHDPSAIYRGHKADIYEGGHRIPFVVKWPSKIESGSVSDKTICTTDLLATVADILNVDLLDNQGEDSFSILPLLDTTDKREFKREATVHHSINGSFALRKANWKMIFCTGSGGWSDPKPNSEGIEELPKFQLYDLANDPSEQTNLFGHHPDIEGQLSELMLDYIDDGRSTPGKKQTNEENGFGNEEWNQLTALRNNILEK; this is encoded by the coding sequence ATGTTTAGATCAGTAGTTTTTGCCATTTTTTGTATAGTCTTACTTGTAGGGTGTTCAGAAAAAACACAAATTGTCAAAAAGCAGAAACCGCCGAATATAGTTTACATTTTAGCAGATGATTTGGGTTATGGCGATATAAGTGCATTTAATGCAGAAGGTAAAATACAAACCCCTAATATAGATAACTTAGCTAAAGATGGTATGAAATTTACTGATGCCCATACTTCTTCAGCCGTTTGTACACCTACGCGTTATGGTATATTAACAGGGAGGTACAATTGGCGCAGTCCAATAAAAAGTGGAGTTTTAACAGGTAAATCGGAAGCTTTGATTCCGAATTCAAGAACTACAGTTGCCTCCTTTTTAAGTGATAATGGCTACAAAACCGGTTTTATAGGTAAATGGCATTTGGGTTGGGACTGGGCAATAAAGGATTCTACCAATAATGGTGGAGAAGGCTGGAATGCAACAGATTTTGAAAACCTTGATTTTACAAAGCCTGTTACAAATACCCCAAATGATTTAGGTTTTGATTATGCCTATGGGCATTCAGGTTCATTGGATATGGCACCCTATGTTTATGTGGAAAACGGAATGGCCACTGCTAAAGTTGATACGGTAACTGTCGATAAAGGAAAATACACCTGGTGGCGTGAAGGCCCAACAGCTGCGGATTTTGTTCATGATGAGGTAACCCCTAACTTTTTTAGAAAATCCATGTCTTTTATTAAAGAACAAGGTGCTGAGGAACAACCATTCTTTTTATACTTGGCTTTACCATCACCACATACTCCCATTTTACCAACTGAGGAGTGGCAAGGAAAAAGTAATTTGAATCCATATGCGGATTTTGTGGTAATGATTGATGATTATCTGGGGCAATTGGTTGAGGTTCTAGAACAAAAGGGTTTAGCTGAAAATACGATAGTCATTTTTACAAGTGACAATGGCTGTTCTCCACAGGCCGATTTTAAGATTTTAGGAGATTTAGGTCATGATCCAAGCGCCATTTATAGAGGACACAAAGCTGATATTTATGAAGGAGGGCATAGGATTCCGTTTGTGGTGAAATGGCCGTCAAAAATTGAATCAGGTTCTGTGTCGGATAAAACAATTTGTACTACGGACTTATTGGCAACAGTCGCTGATATTCTTAATGTTGACCTTTTAGATAATCAAGGAGAGGATAGTTTCTCAATCTTACCGCTTTTGGATACTACGGATAAAAGAGAGTTTAAACGTGAGGCGACGGTTCATCATTCGATCAATGGAAGTTTTGCTTTGCGAAAGGCAAATTGGAAAATGATTTTTTGTACTGGGTCTGGTGGTTGGAGCGACCCCAAACCTAATTCAGAGGGAATAGAGGAGTTACCAAAGTTTCAATTGTATGATTTGGCGAATGACCCCTCTGAGCAAACAAATTTATTTGGGCACCACCCTGATATTGAAGGCCAACTTAGTGAGCTTATGCTTGACTATATTGACGACGGTCGAAGTACTCCAGGAAAAAAGCAAACCAATGAAGAAAACGGTTTTGGTAATGAAGAATGGAATCAACTAACCGCATTAAGAAATAATATTCTAGAAAAATGA
- a CDS encoding alpha-L-fucosidase, giving the protein MKKLLCFISLALTLVSCNMSTRQLPITTSTSSIDNDDTNDSIIYKAAHIVPTANQYNALKNEFIAFIHFGPNTFTRMEWGNGMEDPKIFNLEELDTDQWCKAMKAAQMKMVVITVKHHDGFVLWQSRYTKHGIMSTPFQDGKGDILKELSASCKKYGLKLGVYLSPADLYQIENKEGLYGNLSTYSDRVIPRPIEGRPFENKTKFTFNVDDYNEYFLNQLFELLTEYGPIHEVWFDGAHPKRKGGQKYNYIAWKELISTLAPEAVVFGKQDIRWCGNESGGTRNTEWNIVPYQENPLEMNSFADITSKDIGSREKLYNAKYLHYQQAETNTSIREGWFYRDDTSQKTRSVDDIFDIYERSVGGNSTFLLNIPPNRVGRFSPEDVRVLQEVGERINETYTTDLFRGASGPKNVLDTNTDTFELLDSEQKEIEITLNEAITINRLVLQEAIFTHSERVEKHAIDAWLNNSWQEVATATNIGYKRILRFPEITSNKFRIRISESRLSPAISVVSAFYYNTRPPQLSITRTIEGEVSIQPKKHVFGWKPHGQGNGGNLSYGLEIRYTTNGSEPSKESSSFESPFRLDFGEVKARAFIKNVSGSETSRRLGILKKDWKLIDTDSNLKEHQGNHVFDEDENTYWKSKSDSKKHYVSIDLGKKYTLNGFVYTPQKENGEGMIEQGELLVSDDGKSWKPFDVFEFGNLINDPVARTHQFNNTITTRYIKIASKVIAGSDTSAAIAELDFLVK; this is encoded by the coding sequence ATGAAAAAACTCCTTTGTTTTATCAGTTTAGCCTTGACATTAGTGTCTTGCAATATGTCTACAAGACAATTACCGATTACCACTTCAACCAGTTCAATTGACAATGATGATACGAATGATTCCATTATATATAAAGCGGCACATATTGTGCCCACAGCAAATCAATATAATGCCTTAAAGAATGAGTTTATAGCGTTTATTCATTTTGGCCCCAATACGTTTACCAGAATGGAATGGGGTAACGGAATGGAAGATCCAAAAATTTTCAATCTGGAAGAATTGGATACCGATCAGTGGTGCAAAGCAATGAAAGCAGCCCAAATGAAAATGGTCGTTATCACTGTTAAACATCATGATGGTTTTGTGCTCTGGCAGAGTCGTTATACTAAACATGGTATAATGTCAACACCTTTTCAGGACGGGAAAGGCGATATTTTAAAAGAACTTTCTGCTTCTTGTAAAAAGTATGGGTTAAAGTTGGGGGTTTATTTATCGCCGGCCGATCTATATCAAATTGAAAACAAAGAAGGGTTATATGGGAATTTAAGTACTTATTCTGATCGAGTTATTCCTAGACCAATTGAAGGGCGCCCTTTTGAAAACAAAACAAAATTTACATTTAACGTCGATGATTATAATGAGTATTTCTTAAATCAGTTGTTCGAATTGCTGACTGAGTATGGCCCAATTCACGAAGTATGGTTTGATGGGGCACACCCAAAACGTAAAGGAGGGCAAAAATATAATTATATAGCCTGGAAAGAGTTGATTTCTACCTTAGCGCCAGAAGCCGTTGTCTTTGGTAAACAGGATATTAGATGGTGTGGTAACGAATCTGGTGGTACAAGAAATACGGAGTGGAATATTGTTCCTTATCAGGAAAATCCGCTCGAAATGAACAGTTTTGCTGATATTACCAGCAAGGATATAGGTAGTAGGGAAAAATTATATAACGCTAAATATTTACACTATCAACAGGCTGAAACAAATACTTCGATTCGGGAAGGATGGTTTTATAGAGATGATACTTCGCAGAAAACAAGAAGCGTAGATGATATTTTTGATATCTATGAGCGTTCAGTAGGGGGTAACTCTACCTTTTTATTGAACATTCCACCAAATAGAGTAGGTAGATTTTCACCTGAAGATGTTCGTGTTTTGCAAGAAGTTGGTGAGCGTATTAATGAAACGTACACTACCGATTTGTTTAGAGGTGCATCGGGGCCAAAAAATGTATTGGATACAAATACGGATACTTTTGAGCTTTTGGACAGTGAACAGAAAGAAATCGAAATTACACTGAACGAAGCAATTACAATTAATCGTTTGGTCCTACAAGAGGCAATTTTCACACATAGTGAAAGGGTTGAAAAGCATGCCATTGATGCATGGCTAAATAATTCTTGGCAAGAAGTGGCTACGGCCACTAATATTGGGTATAAGCGAATTTTGCGTTTTCCTGAGATAACTTCCAATAAATTCCGAATTAGAATTTCAGAATCACGATTAAGTCCAGCAATTTCTGTTGTTTCTGCATTTTATTATAATACCCGCCCACCACAATTAAGTATTACAAGAACTATTGAAGGAGAAGTAAGTATTCAGCCAAAAAAACATGTGTTTGGATGGAAACCTCACGGACAGGGTAATGGGGGTAATCTGTCTTACGGTTTGGAAATCAGGTATACCACAAATGGAAGCGAACCATCAAAGGAATCGTCTTCATTTGAATCTCCTTTCAGATTAGATTTTGGTGAGGTAAAAGCAAGAGCCTTTATTAAGAATGTTTCTGGCAGTGAAACGTCCAGAAGGTTAGGTATTCTCAAAAAAGATTGGAAACTTATTGATACAGACAGTAATTTAAAAGAGCATCAAGGCAATCATGTTTTTGATGAGGATGAAAATACGTATTGGAAATCAAAATCGGATAGTAAAAAGCACTATGTCTCAATCGATTTAGGAAAAAAGTATACACTTAACGGATTTGTATATACTCCACAAAAAGAGAATGGCGAAGGAATGATTGAACAAGGTGAACTTTTAGTAAGCGACGATGGGAAATCTTGGAAGCCTTTTGATGTTTTTGAATTTGGTAATTTAATTAACGACCCGGTTGCTAGGACGCATCAATTTAATAATACTATTACAACCAGATACATTAAAATAGCATCTAAGGTAATTGCAGGAAGCGATACGTCAGCGGCTATTGCAGAATTAGATTTTTTAGTGAAGTAA
- a CDS encoding PDZ domain-containing protein, with product MKNLSFILVLFFVTLVGCSPQINDIYIAPSGVNTSQANKNPVFNSIKEGIDKVNLLREEGYDDLITLHLLAGDHRLFSPIVISANLGPLKIIGAGSDKTSVKGSEKIDIVWEKHDDEIWVANVTKDVGFDQLFVDGKMQILARYPNYSELGGHWQGHAADAISKERVNTWANPKGAIVHAMHRGEWGGFHFEVSGVDEDGGLILKGGHQNNRPSEMHATYRMVENVFEELDTAGEWYLDKESSRLYYWPIAGTDLKKAEFEVVRQKHLFEIVGSEENPVENVVIEGIRFEHAQRTVMEKYEPLLRSDWMMYRGAAVFIEGTENVSINDCEFTELGGNAIFVSNYNRGTIISNNHIHQIGASAVSFVGSPNAVRSPSFQYGQYVELSEMDTIVGPKTNSYPSNSLVDNNLIHRIGRVEKQTAGVQIAMAMKITISNNSIYDVPRAGINIGDGTWGGHIIDYNDVFNTVLESGDHGAFNSWGRDRFWHPNRNELDKLVIDNPEMPKWDAIHTTIIRNNRFRCDHGWDIDLDDGSSNYHIYNNVCLNGGLKFREGFNRIAENNILVNNGFHPHVWFKESKDVFMRNIVFTEHKDIRLQGWGKEVDYNFFPDKATLLKTQEKGVDVHSIYGDPLFIDSKIGNYSLVNDSPAIEVGFNSFSTDVYGVKNESLKMLAKSPEIPKIFFGVSSDSSAEYKWLGSVLKNIETMAERSASGLDNTAGVLILSIEENSTIARSELKVNDVIISSEEDEITTVEDLMKSFQNNNWKGKLNLQVIRNQKEISVILITK from the coding sequence ATGAAAAATTTATCTTTCATTTTAGTACTGTTTTTCGTTACATTGGTAGGTTGCTCTCCTCAAATAAATGATATTTATATTGCTCCATCTGGGGTCAACACTTCCCAAGCAAATAAGAATCCGGTTTTTAATTCAATTAAAGAGGGAATAGACAAAGTGAACCTGTTAAGAGAAGAAGGTTATGATGATTTGATAACCTTGCATTTATTGGCAGGTGATCACAGGTTGTTCTCTCCGATTGTGATATCGGCGAATCTGGGTCCATTGAAAATTATTGGGGCTGGGAGTGACAAGACAAGTGTTAAGGGTTCAGAAAAAATTGATATAGTATGGGAAAAGCATGATGATGAGATATGGGTTGCAAATGTGACTAAAGATGTAGGTTTTGATCAACTGTTTGTGGATGGAAAAATGCAAATTTTGGCGAGATATCCAAATTATAGCGAGCTAGGAGGTCATTGGCAGGGACATGCCGCGGACGCAATTTCAAAAGAAAGGGTGAATACATGGGCAAATCCTAAAGGTGCAATTGTTCATGCTATGCACAGAGGAGAATGGGGTGGTTTTCATTTTGAAGTTTCAGGTGTTGATGAAGATGGCGGACTGATTCTCAAAGGAGGGCACCAAAATAACAGACCTTCTGAAATGCATGCAACCTATAGAATGGTCGAAAACGTATTTGAGGAATTGGATACCGCTGGAGAATGGTATTTAGATAAAGAGTCTTCAAGATTATATTACTGGCCGATAGCTGGTACCGATTTAAAGAAGGCAGAGTTTGAAGTGGTTCGGCAAAAGCATTTGTTCGAAATAGTTGGTTCTGAAGAAAACCCAGTTGAAAATGTAGTAATTGAAGGTATTCGTTTTGAACATGCCCAAAGAACAGTAATGGAGAAGTATGAACCGTTATTGCGAAGTGATTGGATGATGTATCGAGGGGCGGCGGTATTTATAGAAGGTACAGAAAATGTTTCTATTAATGATTGTGAATTTACAGAGTTAGGCGGTAATGCAATTTTTGTGAGCAATTATAATCGAGGTACAATAATCTCAAACAATCATATTCATCAAATTGGAGCAAGTGCGGTTAGTTTTGTTGGTAGCCCAAATGCTGTTCGGTCACCTTCTTTTCAATACGGGCAGTATGTAGAATTAAGCGAGATGGATACAATTGTTGGGCCTAAAACCAATTCGTACCCTAGTAATTCTTTGGTTGATAATAACTTGATTCATAGAATTGGACGTGTAGAGAAGCAAACAGCAGGGGTTCAGATTGCAATGGCAATGAAAATCACCATAAGTAATAATAGTATTTATGATGTGCCAAGAGCAGGTATTAATATTGGTGATGGCACATGGGGAGGTCATATTATTGATTATAATGATGTTTTCAATACCGTTTTGGAATCAGGTGATCATGGGGCTTTCAATTCATGGGGTAGAGATCGTTTTTGGCACCCGAATAGGAACGAGTTAGATAAACTGGTTATTGATAATCCTGAAATGCCAAAATGGGATGCCATTCACACCACAATAATTCGAAATAATAGGTTTCGATGTGATCATGGTTGGGATATAGACTTGGACGATGGTTCCTCCAATTATCATATTTATAACAATGTTTGTTTGAATGGAGGATTGAAATTTAGAGAAGGATTCAATCGAATAGCTGAAAATAATATTTTGGTAAACAATGGCTTTCACCCACATGTTTGGTTTAAAGAAAGTAAAGATGTTTTTATGAGAAATATTGTTTTTACAGAACATAAAGATATTCGACTACAGGGATGGGGTAAAGAAGTGGATTATAATTTCTTTCCAGACAAGGCCACATTGCTAAAAACACAGGAGAAAGGTGTTGACGTCCATAGTATTTATGGAGATCCTTTATTCATCGATTCGAAAATTGGCAATTATAGTTTAGTCAATGATTCTCCAGCTATTGAAGTTGGGTTTAATTCTTTTTCTACGGATGTCTATGGCGTAAAAAATGAGTCACTTAAAATGTTGGCAAAGAGCCCGGAAATTCCAAAGATATTTTTTGGGGTATCAAGTGATAGCTCAGCAGAATACAAATGGTTAGGTAGTGTTTTAAAAAACATTGAGACCATGGCCGAACGTTCAGCTTCGGGGCTGGACAATACAGCTGGAGTATTAATTTTATCAATAGAGGAGAATTCTACTATTGCTCGTTCAGAATTAAAGGTTAATGATGTCATAATATCGAGCGAAGAAGATGAAATAACCACAGTTGAAGATTTAATGAAATCTTTTCAAAATAATAATTGGAAAGGGAAATTGAATTTGCAAGTTATTCGTAATCAAAAAGAAATATCCGTTATCTTGATAACAAAATGA
- a CDS encoding glycosyl hydrolase family 95 catalytic domain-containing protein yields the protein MTAKKILVRLVFILLMTSCSTEKSFEYEDKLWYGKPAKEWMQALPVGNGRLGAMVFGDPNHERIQLNEDSMWPGEADWPDYRGNSDDLEEIRNLLNEGKTGEVDSLIVEKFSYKTIVRSHQTMGDLYIDFENERSVENYTRSLNLNDALITAAYQSGGNSYSQKVFSSKPDDVMVIELSTDATDGMDFTLRMNRPTDDGNATVTTRNPSESEISMKGVVTQYSGKRDSKSFPLDYGVKFETRLRVHNEGGTVTADKGQLTLKGVKTVLIHLVGNTSFYHGENYTKKNLETLEKVNNSSFKTLLKNHTKDYEELYNRVGLDLGGRELDSLPIDARLQRIKEGNDDPDLAAKLFKYGRYLLIASSRQGTNPANLQGIWNEHITAPWNADYHLNINLQMNYWPAEVANLSELHQPFFEYLDRVLERGKNTAKKQYGINRGTMAHHASDLWATPFMRAERAYWGSWVHGGGWCAQHYWEHYRYTEDKEFLKNRAYPVLKGISEFYLDWLVWDETSKAWVSSPETSPENSYFNADGNSAAVSFGSAMGHQIIAEVFDNVLEAAKVLGIQDEFTKEVKAKREKLFPGIVVGDDGRLLEWNEPYDEPEKGHRHMSHLYALHPGDEITADNSEAFAAAKKTIDYRLEHGGAGTGWSRAWMINLNARLLDGNAAEENIRKFLEISIADNMFDEHPPFQIDGNFGFTAAVPELLFQSHEGFLRILPALPANWKNGKINGIKARGDIEVDIEWKDGELVKLGLTAKKTKSIKIKYGTKEVEIELPKNEKIELNSILEK from the coding sequence ATGACAGCAAAAAAGATACTTGTTAGGCTAGTTTTTATTTTATTGATGACCTCCTGTAGTACTGAAAAATCTTTTGAGTACGAGGATAAATTATGGTACGGCAAACCTGCTAAGGAATGGATGCAGGCCTTACCGGTTGGTAACGGTCGTTTGGGGGCCATGGTATTTGGGGACCCCAATCATGAACGAATTCAATTGAATGAGGACTCAATGTGGCCCGGCGAGGCAGATTGGCCAGATTATAGGGGCAATTCAGATGATTTAGAAGAGATTAGAAATTTACTGAATGAGGGTAAAACCGGTGAGGTAGATAGCTTAATAGTAGAAAAATTCTCCTATAAAACCATTGTTCGTTCGCATCAAACCATGGGAGACCTCTATATAGATTTTGAAAATGAAAGGTCGGTCGAAAATTATACGAGGTCTTTAAATTTGAATGATGCTTTGATTACCGCAGCGTACCAATCAGGAGGAAATTCTTATTCTCAAAAGGTTTTTAGTTCAAAACCTGATGATGTTATGGTCATTGAACTATCCACTGATGCTACAGATGGCATGGATTTTACACTTCGAATGAACAGGCCCACTGATGATGGAAATGCAACTGTAACTACGAGAAATCCATCAGAATCTGAAATAAGTATGAAAGGGGTAGTGACTCAATACAGTGGTAAAAGAGATTCCAAGTCTTTCCCATTGGATTATGGGGTTAAGTTTGAAACTAGATTACGTGTGCATAATGAAGGAGGAACAGTTACTGCCGATAAAGGGCAATTAACTTTGAAGGGGGTGAAAACGGTGCTGATTCATTTAGTAGGTAACACCTCTTTTTATCATGGAGAAAATTACACTAAGAAGAACCTTGAGACTTTGGAAAAAGTCAATAACTCTTCGTTCAAGACACTTTTGAAAAATCACACAAAGGACTATGAAGAACTGTACAATCGAGTAGGTTTGGATTTGGGTGGTAGGGAATTGGATAGTCTTCCAATTGATGCCCGGTTACAGCGAATAAAGGAAGGGAATGATGATCCAGATTTGGCTGCAAAATTATTTAAATATGGTCGTTATCTTCTAATCGCATCTTCTCGTCAAGGAACAAACCCTGCAAATCTTCAAGGTATTTGGAATGAGCACATTACTGCCCCTTGGAATGCGGATTATCACTTGAACATTAATTTACAAATGAATTACTGGCCGGCGGAAGTGGCCAATTTAAGCGAGCTTCACCAACCTTTTTTCGAATACTTGGATAGGGTTTTGGAGCGCGGAAAAAATACTGCAAAAAAACAATACGGCATTAATAGAGGTACAATGGCCCATCATGCATCCGATTTATGGGCAACACCATTTATGCGTGCTGAACGGGCCTATTGGGGTTCATGGGTACATGGTGGTGGATGGTGTGCCCAACATTATTGGGAGCATTACAGATATACAGAAGATAAGGAATTTTTAAAGAATAGAGCATACCCTGTTTTAAAAGGGATATCAGAGTTTTATTTGGATTGGTTGGTTTGGGATGAAACCAGTAAAGCTTGGGTTTCATCACCAGAAACCTCCCCCGAAAATTCTTATTTTAATGCAGATGGCAATTCTGCTGCAGTTTCATTCGGTAGTGCCATGGGCCACCAAATAATTGCTGAGGTATTTGATAATGTGTTAGAGGCGGCAAAGGTTTTGGGAATTCAAGATGAATTTACCAAAGAGGTAAAAGCAAAAAGAGAGAAGTTATTCCCTGGAATTGTTGTTGGTGATGATGGTAGATTATTGGAATGGAACGAACCCTATGATGAACCAGAAAAAGGGCATCGACATATGTCTCATTTATATGCCTTGCACCCTGGCGATGAAATAACTGCTGACAATTCAGAAGCTTTTGCCGCTGCAAAGAAGACCATTGATTATAGGTTGGAACATGGTGGTGCTGGTACTGGATGGAGTAGGGCCTGGATGATAAATCTCAATGCGCGCCTTTTGGATGGTAATGCGGCGGAGGAAAATATAAGGAAGTTTCTGGAGATATCAATTGCGGATAATATGTTCGATGAGCACCCACCTTTTCAAATTGACGGGAATTTTGGATTCACCGCCGCTGTACCAGAATTGTTGTTCCAATCCCATGAAGGTTTTTTAAGAATTTTACCGGCTCTCCCGGCTAATTGGAAAAACGGTAAAATAAATGGTATAAAAGCCAGAGGTGATATTGAGGTTGATATTGAATGGAAGGATGGCGAGCTTGTGAAACTAGGATTGACAGCGAAGAAAACAAAAAGCATAAAAATAAAATATGGTACTAAAGAAGTTGAAATTGAACTTCCAAAGAACGAAAAAATAGAGTTGAATTCAATATTAGAAAAATAA
- a CDS encoding sialate O-acetylesterase, protein MKKSIKFFLVVVSLCFVQESLAKIWLPSILSDNMVLQQNSEVTIWGWTTHTSEKITVIGSWDNEGVTTEAYQGTWSLKIKTPKSGGPFTLKIEGHEAIEIQNVLIGEVWIASGQSNMQWTPTNGLLNAEEEIKNANFPNIRFFQVDQHTAKFPQENTPGKWMECTPETMKDFSSVAYFFARNIQDRLSFPMGMISSNWGGTPIETWIPSELINGDMELKKAATKVEEKPWWPNDAGLAYNAMIHPLSKFNIAGCIWYQGESNRQNPNSYYKSFPLLIKSWRDLWRKDFSFYFAQIAPFKYGKMDAIDAAIVRDAQLTTMLHVPKTGMAVTSDIGNLENIHPINKQEVGKRLALWALVNDYGIRKLVESGPIYKSMKINRNKIILSFDHANNGLIKKGKKLTNFKVAGTDKVFYSAKAKIEGNTIVVYAKNVKNPKAVRFAFTDTAEPNLYNTEGLPVPAFRTDSWKFE, encoded by the coding sequence ATGAAAAAATCAATTAAGTTCTTTTTAGTAGTAGTATCACTTTGTTTCGTTCAAGAAAGTCTTGCCAAAATTTGGCTTCCTTCGATACTTTCAGATAATATGGTGTTACAACAAAATTCAGAAGTCACTATTTGGGGATGGACGACGCATACCTCTGAAAAAATTACCGTTATTGGGTCTTGGGATAACGAGGGGGTAACAACAGAAGCCTATCAGGGTACTTGGTCGTTGAAAATTAAAACCCCAAAATCTGGAGGCCCATTTACCCTTAAAATTGAAGGGCATGAGGCAATAGAGATCCAAAATGTATTGATTGGGGAAGTTTGGATAGCTTCTGGTCAATCGAACATGCAGTGGACTCCTACCAATGGCTTATTAAATGCAGAGGAAGAGATTAAAAATGCGAATTTTCCTAACATTCGATTTTTTCAAGTCGATCAACATACGGCAAAATTTCCACAAGAAAACACACCTGGAAAATGGATGGAGTGTACACCGGAGACAATGAAGGACTTTAGTTCTGTGGCGTATTTTTTTGCTAGGAATATTCAAGATAGGCTGTCTTTTCCTATGGGAATGATTAGTTCTAATTGGGGAGGTACTCCAATAGAAACTTGGATTCCGTCAGAACTAATCAATGGGGATATGGAATTAAAAAAAGCGGCGACCAAGGTAGAAGAAAAACCATGGTGGCCCAATGATGCTGGCTTAGCCTATAACGCAATGATTCATCCCTTATCAAAATTTAATATTGCAGGATGTATTTGGTATCAAGGGGAATCAAATAGACAAAACCCCAATTCATATTATAAATCATTTCCTTTACTTATTAAGTCTTGGAGAGACCTATGGCGGAAGGATTTTTCATTTTATTTTGCGCAGATTGCTCCATTTAAATACGGAAAAATGGATGCTATTGATGCCGCTATTGTTCGCGATGCCCAATTGACAACAATGCTACATGTTCCCAAAACAGGAATGGCCGTTACCTCAGATATTGGTAATTTGGAAAATATTCACCCTATTAATAAGCAAGAAGTTGGTAAAAGGCTTGCGCTATGGGCATTGGTCAACGATTACGGTATTCGGAAGTTAGTGGAATCGGGTCCCATTTATAAATCGATGAAAATCAATAGAAACAAGATTATCTTGTCTTTTGATCATGCCAACAACGGATTGATTAAAAAGGGAAAAAAATTGACCAATTTCAAAGTCGCCGGAACAGACAAGGTTTTTTATTCCGCTAAAGCTAAAATCGAAGGAAATACGATTGTAGTTTATGCCAAAAATGTAAAAAATCCAAAAGCTGTCAGATTTGCATTTACTGACACTGCCGAGCCTAATTTATATAATACCGAGGGACTACCGGTACCGGCTTTTAGAACAGATTCTTGGAAATTTGAATAA